In Streptomyces sp. NBC_00878, a single window of DNA contains:
- a CDS encoding urea amidolyase associated protein UAAP2, with amino-acid sequence MSEQAVQKTTVSARAAWSAVVRAGATLTITDLHGNQAVDFLVYDAEDTAVRYSAPDTIQAQGNIFLTTGSVLMSNEHTPLMTVVSDDVGRHDTVGGACSKESNSLRYGHHTWSQHACVDNFLAEGARYGLGKRDLVSNINWYMNVPVEKDGTLGIVDGISAPGLSLTLRAERDVLVLVSNCPQINNPCNGFEPTAVEMTIGAPE; translated from the coding sequence ATGAGCGAGCAGGCCGTCCAGAAGACCACCGTTTCGGCCCGGGCCGCCTGGTCGGCCGTCGTCCGCGCGGGCGCCACGCTCACGATCACCGACCTGCACGGCAACCAGGCCGTCGACTTCCTCGTGTACGACGCCGAGGACACGGCCGTGCGCTACAGCGCGCCCGACACGATCCAGGCGCAGGGGAACATCTTCCTGACCACGGGCAGTGTGCTCATGTCGAACGAGCACACCCCGCTGATGACGGTCGTCTCGGACGACGTGGGCCGGCACGACACGGTCGGCGGTGCCTGCTCCAAGGAGTCCAACTCGCTGCGGTACGGGCACCACACCTGGTCCCAGCACGCCTGCGTGGACAACTTCCTGGCGGAGGGCGCCCGTTACGGCCTCGGCAAGCGCGACCTGGTCTCCAACATCAACTGGTACATGAACGTGCCGGTCGAGAAGGACGGCACCCTCGGCATCGTCGACGGCATCTCGGCACCGGGCCTCTCACTGACCCTGCGCGCCGAGCGCGACGTACTCGTGCTGGTCTCCAACTGCCCCCAGATCAACAACCCTTGCAACGGCTTCGAGCCGACCGCCGTGGAGATGACGATCGGGGCTCCTGAATGA
- a CDS encoding urea amidolyase associated protein UAAP1, whose product MATATTYGARAHARAQEGTRAEAMPVVPANTWPAPPCEAGHLVWAETVAGGNYTHKVLARGTELRLTDLRGDACAHLLLFAADRPWERLNVADTVKVQWNAYLGEGRLLLSDQGRVLASVIADTSGRHDALCGTSGLVRNTERYGDGTPQSESPAGRELFKLAAAKNGLAPRDLPPSLSFFQGVEVRDDGSLDFTGSAGPGLSVTLRAEQDVTVLLANVPHPADPREAYTSTPLEVLAWRAEATRSGDPLWEATPEGHRAFLNTAEFLAARGIA is encoded by the coding sequence ATGGCGACAGCGACCACTTACGGAGCCCGCGCGCACGCTCGCGCCCAGGAGGGCACCCGCGCCGAGGCCATGCCCGTCGTCCCGGCGAATACCTGGCCCGCGCCACCGTGCGAGGCGGGCCACCTCGTGTGGGCGGAGACGGTGGCCGGCGGCAACTACACGCACAAGGTGCTGGCCCGCGGCACGGAGCTGCGGCTGACCGACCTGAGGGGCGACGCCTGCGCCCATCTGCTCCTCTTCGCCGCCGACCGGCCGTGGGAACGCCTGAACGTGGCCGACACGGTCAAGGTCCAGTGGAACGCCTACCTCGGCGAGGGCCGGCTGCTCCTCTCCGACCAGGGCCGCGTCCTCGCCTCGGTGATCGCCGACACCTCCGGGCGGCACGACGCGCTGTGCGGCACCTCCGGCCTCGTACGGAACACGGAGCGGTACGGGGACGGCACGCCGCAGTCCGAATCGCCCGCCGGGCGTGAGCTGTTCAAGCTCGCGGCCGCCAAGAACGGGCTGGCGCCGCGTGATCTGCCGCCGTCCCTCTCCTTCTTCCAGGGCGTGGAGGTACGCGACGACGGCTCGCTGGACTTCACCGGTTCGGCCGGTCCCGGCCTGAGCGTGACGCTGCGCGCCGAGCAGGACGTCACCGTGCTGCTGGCCAACGTGCCGCACCCGGCCGACCCGCGCGAGGCCTACACGAGCACCCCGCTGGAGGTACTGGCCTGGCGTGCCGAGGCCACCCGATCAGGCGATCCGCTCTGGGAGGCCACGCCCGAGGGCCACCGCGCCTTCCTCAACACCGCCGAGTTCCTTGCCGCGAGGGGGATCGCATGA
- the uca gene encoding urea carboxylase, whose product MSDGGTGEGAEGGDGGTVFDTLLVANRGEIAVRIIRTARELGLRTVAVYSDPDRSAPHVRLADEAVRLGPAPAKESYLDADLVLRAAKDTGAGAVHPGYGFLSEDASFARRCRDAGIVFVGPTPEQLELFGAKHTARAAAEAAGVPLAPGTGLLADVDEALRRADAIGYPVMLKATGGGGGIGMSACRSAADLRDAWERVQRVAAASFSSAGVFLERLVEHARHVEVQVFGDGEGRVVTFGDRDCSLQRRNQKVVEEAPAPGLPSRVREQLVTSARDLCASVGYRSAGTVEFVYDAAREEAYFLEVNTRLQVEHPVTEEIYGVDLVAWMLRLARGDSDVVRDPGAPRGHAVEARVYAEDPSREHRPSAGLLTRVEFPRGVRVDGWIETGTEVTTAYDPMLAKVVAYGSDRAHALERLDEALARTRVDGIETNLGLVRAALADPAFRTAAHSTATLAALSDPTPRIEVVSGGMLTTVQDWPGRTGYWQVGVPPCGPMDDLSFRLGNRALGNDEGAPGLECTLQGPTLRFSHPTTVCVTGAPALVTVDGTAVPQWEPVTVPAGGVLEVGAPSEHGLRTYVLVADGGLDVPAFLGSASTFTLGRFGGHGGRALRTGDVLHGGAVVAGDAAGSSTGEPVPGPVPGGGFAGGPVPVGERPVFGSEWRVGALEGPHAAPEFFTEEDIRDFYAAEWKVHFNSARTGVRLVGPKPRWARTDGGEAGLHPSNIHDTPYSVGAVDYTGDMPVLLGPDGPSLGGFVCPATVAKGQRWKLGQLRPGDTVRFVPVTVPEAARLRSTPAAAPVADRTEIADGGVLARDADVTYRRSGDDNLLVEFGPMQLDLALRMRVHALMEAVSAAGLPGIRGITPGIRSLQIQTDPDELPQPELLSLVREIVTSLPPADRLVVPSRTVHLPLSWDDPATREAIARYMAGVRDDAPWCPWNIEFIRRVNGLDSVEDVYRTVFDAEYLVLGLGDVYLGAPVATPLDPRHRLVTTKYNPARTWTAENSVGIGGAYLCIYGMEGPGGYQFVGRTTQVWSGWQQRGAFESGSPWLLRFFDRIKWYPVDADQLLDLRSDITSGRFVPRIEEGTFSLASYEAFLTENAEAIEEFRTRQGAAFSAERDAWEAAGEFTRAEAASAPAAAPAEVTVPPGARLVEAEFAASVWQLNVNPGDTVVRGQPLLALEAMKMESRVPSPMDGVVLELLARPGDQVEAGTALAVVGPATT is encoded by the coding sequence ATGAGCGACGGGGGAACGGGCGAAGGCGCGGAGGGCGGCGACGGAGGGACGGTCTTCGACACTCTCCTCGTCGCCAACCGGGGCGAGATCGCGGTCCGGATCATCCGAACGGCACGGGAGTTGGGGCTGCGCACGGTCGCGGTGTACTCCGACCCCGACCGTTCGGCGCCCCATGTGCGGCTCGCCGACGAGGCCGTACGCCTCGGGCCCGCGCCCGCCAAGGAGTCGTATCTCGACGCGGATCTCGTCCTGAGGGCGGCGAAGGACACCGGAGCCGGGGCGGTCCACCCGGGCTACGGCTTCCTCTCCGAGGACGCGTCCTTCGCGCGGCGCTGCCGGGACGCGGGCATCGTGTTCGTGGGGCCCACGCCGGAGCAGCTGGAGCTGTTCGGGGCGAAGCACACGGCCCGGGCCGCCGCGGAGGCGGCCGGGGTACCGCTGGCACCGGGGACGGGCCTGCTCGCGGACGTCGACGAGGCCCTGCGCCGGGCCGACGCCATCGGCTACCCGGTGATGCTCAAGGCGACCGGCGGCGGAGGCGGCATCGGCATGTCCGCGTGCCGCTCGGCGGCGGATCTCCGTGACGCCTGGGAGCGCGTGCAGCGCGTCGCCGCGGCCTCCTTCTCCTCGGCCGGGGTCTTCCTCGAACGGCTCGTCGAGCACGCCCGTCATGTCGAGGTGCAGGTCTTCGGCGACGGCGAGGGCAGGGTCGTCACCTTCGGCGACCGCGACTGCTCGCTCCAGCGCCGCAACCAGAAAGTCGTGGAGGAGGCTCCGGCGCCTGGTCTTCCGTCCCGAGTCCGGGAGCAACTCGTGACCTCCGCACGGGACTTGTGCGCGAGCGTCGGCTACCGCTCGGCCGGCACGGTCGAGTTCGTCTACGACGCGGCCCGCGAGGAGGCGTACTTCCTGGAGGTCAACACCCGCCTCCAGGTGGAACATCCGGTCACCGAGGAGATCTACGGCGTCGACCTCGTCGCGTGGATGCTGCGGCTGGCCCGCGGCGACTCCGATGTCGTACGCGATCCCGGGGCGCCGCGCGGTCACGCCGTCGAGGCGCGGGTGTACGCCGAGGACCCCTCGCGCGAACACCGGCCCAGCGCGGGCCTGTTGACGCGGGTCGAGTTCCCGCGGGGTGTCCGCGTGGACGGCTGGATCGAGACGGGGACCGAGGTCACCACCGCGTACGACCCGATGCTCGCGAAGGTCGTCGCGTACGGCTCCGACCGGGCGCACGCGCTGGAGCGGCTGGACGAGGCGCTGGCCAGGACGCGGGTGGACGGTATCGAGACGAACCTCGGCCTGGTGCGGGCCGCATTGGCGGACCCGGCCTTCCGGACGGCCGCGCACTCCACGGCAACGCTCGCCGCGTTGAGCGATCCGACACCGCGGATCGAGGTCGTCTCCGGCGGAATGCTGACGACGGTCCAGGACTGGCCGGGGCGGACCGGCTACTGGCAGGTGGGCGTGCCGCCGTGCGGGCCGATGGACGACCTGTCGTTCCGGCTCGGCAACCGGGCGCTCGGCAACGACGAGGGCGCTCCCGGGCTCGAATGCACCCTGCAGGGACCGACGTTGAGGTTCTCGCATCCGACGACCGTGTGTGTCACGGGTGCGCCCGCGCTTGTGACGGTCGACGGGACGGCGGTCCCGCAATGGGAGCCGGTGACGGTGCCCGCGGGCGGTGTGCTGGAAGTGGGAGCACCCTCGGAACACGGGCTTCGGACGTACGTACTCGTCGCCGACGGCGGTCTTGACGTGCCGGCCTTCCTGGGGAGCGCCTCGACGTTCACGCTGGGCCGGTTCGGGGGGCACGGCGGACGGGCGCTGCGGACCGGCGATGTGCTGCACGGGGGTGCTGTGGTGGCTGGTGACGCCGCGGGGTCTTCGACCGGTGAACCGGTTCCTGGACCTGTACCTGGTGGTGGTTTTGCCGGCGGCCCTGTTCCTGTCGGCGAGCGGCCTGTGTTCGGTTCCGAGTGGCGGGTGGGTGCGCTCGAAGGGCCGCACGCCGCACCGGAGTTCTTCACCGAGGAGGACATCCGCGACTTCTACGCGGCCGAGTGGAAGGTGCACTTCAACTCGGCGCGTACGGGGGTACGGCTGGTCGGGCCCAAGCCCCGCTGGGCGCGTACGGACGGCGGCGAGGCGGGCCTGCACCCCTCCAATATCCATGACACGCCCTACTCGGTCGGCGCGGTCGACTACACGGGCGACATGCCCGTGCTGCTCGGCCCGGACGGTCCCTCGCTCGGCGGGTTCGTCTGCCCGGCGACGGTCGCGAAGGGGCAGCGCTGGAAGCTGGGGCAGCTGCGGCCGGGGGACACGGTGCGGTTCGTGCCGGTGACGGTGCCCGAGGCCGCGCGGCTGCGGAGCACACCGGCTGCCGCACCGGTCGCCGACCGTACGGAGATCGCCGACGGCGGCGTACTGGCCCGGGACGCCGACGTGACGTACCGGCGCAGCGGCGACGACAATCTGCTCGTCGAATTCGGGCCCATGCAGCTCGACCTGGCGCTACGGATGCGGGTGCACGCGCTGATGGAGGCAGTGTCGGCGGCCGGGCTGCCCGGGATCAGGGGCATCACGCCCGGCATCCGTTCGCTGCAGATCCAGACGGACCCGGACGAGCTCCCGCAGCCCGAACTCCTGTCCCTGGTAAGGGAGATCGTGACCTCCCTCCCGCCCGCCGACCGGCTCGTCGTGCCGTCCCGCACCGTCCACCTCCCGCTCTCCTGGGACGATCCGGCGACGCGCGAGGCCATCGCCCGCTATATGGCGGGCGTGCGCGACGACGCGCCCTGGTGCCCGTGGAACATCGAGTTCATCCGCCGCGTCAACGGTCTCGACTCGGTCGAGGACGTGTACCGGACGGTCTTCGACGCCGAGTACCTGGTCCTGGGCCTCGGCGATGTCTATCTGGGGGCGCCGGTGGCGACGCCGCTCGACCCCCGGCACCGTCTCGTCACGACGAAGTACAACCCGGCGCGTACGTGGACGGCCGAGAACTCGGTGGGCATCGGCGGCGCGTACCTCTGCATCTACGGGATGGAGGGGCCCGGCGGCTACCAGTTCGTCGGCCGTACGACGCAGGTGTGGTCGGGGTGGCAGCAACGCGGTGCGTTCGAGTCAGGGTCGCCCTGGCTGTTGCGCTTCTTCGACCGGATCAAGTGGTACCCGGTGGACGCGGACCAACTGCTGGACCTGCGCTCCGACATCACCTCGGGCCGTTTCGTCCCGAGGATCGAGGAGGGCACGTTCTCCCTCGCCTCGTACGAGGCCTTCCTTACGGAGAACGCCGAGGCGATCGAGGAGTTCCGCACCCGGCAGGGCGCGGCCTTCTCCGCGGAGCGCGACGCCTGGGAGGCGGCGGGCGAGTTCACCCGCGCGGAGGCGGCGTCGGCTCCGGCCGCCGCCCCCGCGGAGGTGACGGTGCCACCGGGCGCCCGCCTGGTGGAAGCCGAGTTCGCCGCCTCGGTATGGCAGCTGAACGTCAACCCGGGCGACACGGTCGTCCGGGGCCAGCCCCTACTGGCCCTGGAGGCCATGAAGATGGAGTCCCGGGTCCCCTCCCCCATGGACGGCGTGGTCCTCGAACTCCTGGCCAGGCCCGGCGACCAGGTGGAGGCGGGGACGGCGTTGGCGGTGGTGGGGCCCGCCACGACTTGA
- the atzF gene encoding allophanate hydrolase, whose translation MSPQTQPQPHAVARVRAAYARIEATARPEVWIDLRPQAEVEEEARAIDTRLAAGEHLPLAGKLFAAKGNIDVAGLPTTAGCPAYAYRPEADAPVVARLRAAGAIALGTTNLDQFATGLVGTRSPHGAVRNAIDPERISGGSSSGSAVAVALGIVDLSLGTDTAGSGRVPAAFNGIVGLKPTRGLVPTDGVVPACATLDCVTVFARTLQEAEQALAHMAFPPARDLPPLSPRTPGPWRIAVPPREQLGELDEGWAAAYEEAVGQLRAAGAELRAIDLAPFTEAAAMLYESAFVAERYTAVGGFVDKLLSGGGAGLDPTVAGIITRARDVPAHQLFADQDRLAALRTRALAELGDADALLLPTAPGHPTLAEVAADPLGANARLGRFTNSTNLFDLAAVAVPAGEVAGLPFGVMLIGPAFTDERLAVIARTLEAPTARIAVVGAHLSGQPLNGQLLSLGAQLDRTTRTAPVYRLHALPTEPAKPGLVHVGEGGAAIEVEVWRLPAEGLGRLLAALPRPMALGRVALADGDDVPGFLCEPGALDGARDITAYGGWRAYLNSPDE comes from the coding sequence ATGTCGCCCCAGACCCAGCCTCAGCCCCACGCAGTGGCCCGCGTTCGCGCGGCCTACGCCCGTATCGAGGCCACAGCCCGCCCCGAGGTCTGGATCGACCTGCGCCCCCAGGCCGAGGTCGAGGAGGAGGCCCGAGCCATCGACACCCGCCTCGCCGCAGGCGAACACCTCCCCCTCGCGGGCAAGCTCTTCGCGGCGAAGGGCAACATCGACGTGGCAGGCCTCCCCACCACCGCCGGCTGCCCCGCCTACGCATACCGGCCGGAGGCGGACGCCCCGGTCGTCGCCCGCCTCCGCGCGGCAGGCGCGATCGCCCTCGGCACCACCAACCTGGACCAGTTCGCGACGGGCCTGGTCGGCACCCGCTCCCCGCACGGCGCGGTCCGCAACGCCATCGACCCCGAGAGAATCAGCGGCGGCTCCAGCTCGGGAAGCGCCGTAGCGGTAGCCCTCGGCATCGTGGACCTATCCCTCGGCACGGACACCGCGGGCAGCGGCCGCGTCCCCGCGGCCTTCAACGGCATCGTCGGCCTCAAGCCGACCCGAGGCCTCGTCCCCACGGACGGCGTGGTCCCGGCCTGCGCCACCCTCGACTGCGTGACGGTCTTCGCCCGCACCCTCCAGGAGGCGGAACAGGCCCTGGCCCACATGGCCTTCCCACCCGCCCGCGACCTCCCGCCCCTCTCCCCGCGCACCCCGGGTCCCTGGCGCATCGCCGTCCCGCCCCGCGAGCAGCTCGGCGAGCTGGACGAAGGCTGGGCGGCGGCGTACGAGGAGGCAGTCGGCCAACTCCGCGCCGCGGGAGCCGAGTTGCGCGCCATTGACCTCGCCCCCTTCACCGAGGCCGCCGCGATGCTCTACGAGAGCGCCTTCGTGGCCGAGCGCTACACCGCCGTAGGGGGCTTTGTCGACAAGTTGCTCTCCGGGGGCGGCGCGGGCCTCGACCCGACGGTCGCCGGCATCATCACCCGCGCCCGTGATGTCCCGGCCCACCAGCTCTTCGCCGACCAGGACCGCCTGGCGGCCCTGCGCACCCGCGCGCTGGCGGAGCTCGGCGACGCGGACGCCCTGCTCCTCCCGACGGCCCCCGGCCACCCCACGCTCGCCGAGGTCGCCGCCGACCCGCTCGGCGCCAACGCCCGGCTCGGCCGCTTCACCAACTCCACGAACCTCTTCGACCTGGCGGCCGTGGCCGTCCCGGCGGGCGAGGTGGCGGGCCTGCCGTTCGGCGTGATGCTGATCGGCCCGGCGTTCACCGATGAACGCCTCGCCGTGATCGCCCGCACGCTGGAGGCCCCGACGGCCCGGATCGCCGTGGTCGGCGCCCACCTGTCGGGCCAGCCGCTGAACGGCCAACTCCTCTCACTGGGAGCCCAGTTGGACCGTACGACCAGGACCGCCCCCGTCTACCGGCTGCACGCCCTGCCGACCGAACCCGCCAAGCCGGGTCTCGTCCACGTGGGCGAGGGCGGAGCCGCGATCGAGGTCGAGGTGTGGCGGCTGCCCGCCGAGGGGCTCGGCCGACTGCTCGCCGCGCTGCCCCGGCCGATGGCGCTGGGCAGGGTAGCGCTGGCCGACGGCGACGACGTACCCGGATTCCTGTGCGAGCCGGGCGCCCTGGACGGCGCGCGGGACATCACGGCGTACGGAGGATGGCGCGCGTACCTGAACTCCCCCGACGAGTGA
- a CDS encoding TetR/AcrR family transcriptional regulator produces the protein MGSSGRRVGRPRAEQRPDSGLSPRDELLAAAAELFTTRGYAATTTRAVAERAGMRQASMYHYVSGKEELLAALLESTVTPSLVFARQLLAEDDTPAEDRLWDLCRTDVELLCGGSHNLGGLYLLPEVTSERFAGFHAVRAELKDAYRQLLAATEAGGVLAKSELDLRTDLVFGLIEGVILVHRSDPERPVSAFAEATADAALRIAGI, from the coding sequence ATGGGTTCCAGTGGACGACGGGTGGGCAGACCGCGCGCCGAGCAGCGGCCGGACAGCGGCCTCTCGCCGCGCGACGAACTGCTCGCAGCCGCCGCTGAGCTGTTCACGACGCGCGGGTACGCGGCCACGACCACCCGGGCCGTCGCCGAGCGGGCGGGCATGCGCCAGGCGTCCATGTACCACTACGTGTCCGGCAAGGAGGAGCTGCTCGCCGCGCTCCTGGAGTCCACCGTCACGCCCTCGCTGGTCTTCGCCCGGCAGCTCCTCGCCGAGGACGACACCCCCGCCGAGGACCGGCTCTGGGATCTGTGCCGCACGGACGTCGAGTTGCTCTGCGGCGGCTCGCACAACCTCGGCGGGCTCTATCTGCTGCCCGAGGTCACCTCGGAGCGCTTCGCCGGCTTCCATGCCGTACGGGCCGAACTCAAGGACGCCTACCGGCAGTTGCTCGCCGCGACCGAGGCGGGCGGTGTCCTCGCCAAGAGTGAGCTGGACCTCCGCACCGATCTCGTCTTCGGTCTCATCGAAGGGGTGATCCTCGTGCACCGCTCCGATCCGGAGCGGCCCGTCTCGGCCTTCGCCGAAGCCACCGCGGACGCGGCCCTGCGCATCGCCGGAATCTGA
- a CDS encoding RNA helicase, whose amino-acid sequence MIVLLSVVAGSLESTMTEDLSPAERYAAARKRAVEQATALADFREMYEFGLDPFQIEACQALEAGKGVLVAAPTGSGKTIVGEFAVHLALQQGKKCFYTTPIKALSNQKYADLCRRYGADKVGLLTGDNSVNSEAPVVVMTTEVLRNMLYAGSQTLLGLGYVVMDEVHYLSDRFRGAVWEEVIIHLPESVTLVSLSATVSNAEEFGDWLDTVRGDTQVIVSEHRPVPLFQHVLAGRRMYDLFEEGEGHKKAVNPDLTRLARMEASRPSYQDRKRGRAMREADRERERRQRSRVWTPGRPEVIERLDAEGLLPAITFIFSRAACEAAVQQCMYAGLRLNDEEAREKVRSLVEERTASIPTEDLHVLGYYEWLEGLERGIAAHHAGMLPTFKEVVEELFVRGLVKAVFATETLALGINMPARSVVLEKLVKWNGEQHADITPGEYTQLTGRAGRRGIDVEGHAVVLWQRGINPDHLAGLAGTRTYPLRSSFKPSYNMAVNLVEQFGRHRSRELLETSFAQFQADKSVVGISRQVQRNEEGLEGYKESMTCHLGDFEEYARLRRDLKDRETELAKQGATQRRAEAAVSLEKLKPGDVIHVPTGKFAGLALVLDPGLPAGRSNGHRGFEHHDGPRPLVLTAERQVKRLNTTDFPVPVEALERMRIPKSFNARSPQSRRDLASALRTKAGHIVPERHRKRRAEAADDREIAQLRTAIRAHPCHGCTDREDHARWAERYHRLRRDTAQLENRIEGRTNTIARTFDRIVALLTELDYLRGDEVTEHGKRLARLYGEMDLLSSECLREGVWEGLGPAELAACVSALVYESRVGDDAMAPKLPSGKAKAALGEMVRIWGRLDALEEDFRITQTEGVGQREPDLGFAWAAYEWASGKGLDEVLREAEMPAGDFVRWCKQVIDVLGQISAAAPVSSGVSPTVAKNARKAVDQLLRGVVAYSSVG is encoded by the coding sequence TTGATCGTCCTGTTGTCAGTGGTGGCCGGTAGTCTCGAAAGCACGATGACAGAGGACCTCTCACCGGCCGAGCGGTACGCGGCAGCCCGTAAGCGTGCTGTCGAGCAGGCCACCGCGCTCGCGGACTTCCGCGAGATGTACGAATTCGGCCTCGACCCCTTCCAGATCGAGGCCTGCCAGGCTCTTGAGGCCGGCAAGGGTGTGCTCGTGGCCGCGCCCACCGGCTCGGGCAAGACGATCGTCGGCGAGTTCGCCGTCCACCTCGCCCTCCAGCAGGGCAAGAAGTGCTTCTACACCACACCCATCAAGGCACTGTCGAACCAGAAGTACGCGGACCTGTGCCGCCGCTACGGCGCGGACAAGGTCGGCCTGCTGACCGGCGACAACAGCGTCAACTCCGAGGCACCGGTGGTCGTGATGACCACCGAGGTCCTCCGGAACATGCTGTACGCGGGCTCGCAGACCCTCCTCGGCCTCGGGTACGTCGTCATGGACGAGGTCCACTACCTCTCGGACCGCTTCCGCGGCGCCGTCTGGGAGGAAGTGATCATCCACCTCCCCGAGTCGGTGACCCTGGTCTCCCTGTCGGCGACCGTGTCGAACGCGGAGGAGTTCGGCGACTGGCTCGACACCGTCCGCGGCGACACCCAGGTGATCGTCTCCGAGCACCGGCCCGTGCCGCTGTTCCAGCACGTGCTCGCCGGGCGCCGGATGTACGACCTCTTCGAGGAGGGCGAGGGCCACAAGAAGGCCGTCAACCCCGACCTCACGCGCCTGGCGCGCATGGAGGCCAGCCGCCCGTCGTACCAGGACCGCAAGCGGGGCCGCGCCATGCGCGAGGCCGACCGCGAGCGCGAGCGGCGGCAGAGATCCCGGGTGTGGACACCGGGCCGGCCCGAGGTCATCGAGCGGCTCGACGCCGAAGGGCTGCTGCCCGCCATCACGTTCATCTTCAGCCGCGCCGCCTGCGAGGCCGCCGTCCAGCAGTGCATGTACGCGGGGCTGCGGCTGAACGACGAGGAGGCCAGGGAGAAGGTCCGCTCCCTCGTCGAGGAGCGCACGGCCTCCATCCCGACCGAGGACCTCCACGTCCTCGGCTACTACGAGTGGCTGGAAGGCCTGGAGCGCGGCATCGCGGCCCACCACGCGGGCATGCTGCCGACGTTCAAGGAAGTCGTCGAGGAACTCTTCGTACGCGGCCTGGTGAAGGCCGTGTTCGCCACCGAGACCCTCGCACTCGGCATCAACATGCCCGCCCGCTCGGTGGTGTTGGAGAAGCTCGTCAAGTGGAACGGCGAGCAGCACGCCGACATCACCCCCGGCGAGTACACCCAGCTCACCGGCCGGGCCGGCCGCCGCGGCATCGATGTCGAGGGCCACGCCGTCGTGCTGTGGCAGCGCGGTATCAACCCCGACCACCTAGCGGGACTCGCCGGCACACGCACGTACCCGCTGCGTTCCAGCTTCAAGCCGTCGTACAACATGGCGGTGAACCTCGTCGAGCAGTTCGGGCGGCACCGCTCGCGCGAACTCCTTGAGACGTCCTTCGCGCAGTTCCAGGCCGACAAGTCGGTCGTCGGGATCTCCCGCCAGGTACAGCGCAACGAGGAGGGTCTGGAGGGCTACAAGGAGTCCATGACCTGCCACTTGGGGGACTTCGAGGAGTACGCGCGGCTGCGCCGCGACCTCAAGGACCGCGAGACCGAGCTGGCCAAGCAGGGCGCGACGCAGCGGCGCGCCGAAGCGGCCGTCTCCCTGGAGAAGCTCAAGCCGGGTGACGTCATCCACGTCCCGACCGGAAAGTTCGCCGGACTCGCCCTCGTCCTCGACCCGGGGCTGCCCGCCGGGCGGTCCAACGGACACCGGGGCTTCGAGCACCACGACGGGCCGCGCCCCCTCGTGCTCACCGCCGAGCGCCAGGTCAAGCGGCTCAACACGACCGACTTCCCGGTGCCCGTCGAGGCGCTGGAGCGGATGCGCATCCCGAAGTCGTTCAACGCGCGCTCGCCGCAGTCGCGCCGCGACCTCGCCTCGGCGCTGCGCACCAAGGCCGGGCACATCGTGCCCGAGCGGCATCGCAAGCGGCGTGCCGAGGCCGCCGACGACCGTGAGATCGCCCAGCTGCGCACGGCGATCCGGGCCCACCCCTGCCACGGATGCACCGACCGCGAGGACCACGCCCGCTGGGCCGAGCGCTACCACCGGCTGCGGCGGGACACCGCACAGCTGGAGAACCGCATCGAGGGCCGGACGAACACCATCGCCCGCACCTTCGACCGCATCGTCGCGCTCCTCACCGAGCTGGACTACCTGCGCGGCGACGAGGTCACCGAGCACGGCAAACGGCTCGCCCGGCTGTACGGCGAGATGGACCTGCTCTCCAGCGAATGTCTGCGCGAAGGGGTCTGGGAGGGCCTCGGACCGGCCGAACTGGCCGCGTGCGTCTCGGCGCTGGTGTACGAGTCCAGGGTCGGCGACGACGCGATGGCCCCGAAGCTGCCGTCGGGCAAGGCGAAGGCCGCGCTCGGTGAGATGGTCCGCATCTGGGGCCGGCTCGACGCCCTGGAGGAGGACTTCCGCATCACGCAGACCGAGGGCGTCGGCCAGCGCGAGCCCGACCTGGGCTTCGCCTGGGCGGCGTACGAATGGGCGTCAGGCAAGGGCCTCGACGAGGTGCTGCGCGAGGCGGAGATGCCCGCCGGTGACTTCGTGCGCTGGTGCAAGCAGGTCATCGACGTGCTGGGACAGATCTCCGCGGCGGCGCCGGTTTCGTCCGGGGTGAGTCCGACGGTGGCGAAGAACGCGCGCAAGGCGGTTGATCAACTGCTGCGGGGAGTGGTGGCGTACTCGTCGGTGGGGTGA